TGATAGTTTTATCATCAGAACCAGAAATTATCCATTTATCATCAGGTGTGACAGCCAGAGTATTTACCGAAGCGCTATGACCAGTAAGAGTGAAACATTCCTTCTCAGTTTCTAGATTCCAAACTTTGAGAGTTTTGTCCTCCGAGGCAGAAACCAAGTACTTACCATTTAAGGTGATGGCTACAGCAGTTACCGACTCACTATGACCTCTAAGAGTAAAGATTTGTTTTTTATTTTTAATATTCCAAATTTTTATACTTTTGTCTTTACAACCAGTAACTATTCTTTTTCCGTCTGTAGTTACTGTTAAAGATATTACTTCACTACTCTCTATGAAAAGTAGAATTATTTTTCCTATTAAATATAAAAATAAACCTACCAAACTTAACGTAAAGTAATGATGGAATAGCATGTATAAAAAAATACTTAAAAAAGTTTCATCTATAAATTTTAAGAAGACAAATAATTTTACTAAAATCAAGGAAAACACAACATCAAATCTTCTAAATAAGGTTTTCCTAAAAAGAGGTTTTTGTGATTGTGTTAGATCGATAACGTTAAGGTTTTTGTCCTCAGAATAGGTAATTAAGCTATTTCCATCCGTGGTTAAGGTAATAGCTTTAATTGCACTATTTTTGGATAAAAGGTATGACTGTTTTCCGTCTAAATTCCATAATTTGAGTGTACCGTCAAGTGAACCAGAAATTACGTTTTTACCATCTCTAGTCACAGTAACTGCATTCACCGAGTTATCATGATTCTTGAATGTAAACTTTTCTTCCCCAAACTGCAAATACCAGACCTTGAGTGTACCGTCAAATGAACCAGAAATCACGTATTTGCTATCAGTACTTACAGTGACTGCATTCACCGAGTAACTATGACCATTAAGGGTAAACTTTTCTTTCCCAGACTGCAAATCCCAGACTTTGAGTGTTTTATCACTGGAAGCAGAAATTACGTATTTGTTATCACTAGTGACGGTGACTGCATTCACTGAGTAACTATGACTATTAAGGGTAAACTTTTCTTCCCCAGACTGCAAATCCCAGACTTTGAGTGTTTTGTCACTGGAAGCAGAAATCACGTATTTGTTATCACTAGTGATGGTGACTGCATTGACCGAGTCAAAATAACCACTGGTAGTGAACTTTTCTTCCCCAGACTCTAAATTCCAGACTTTGAGTATACCGAATCTGGAACCGTAACTGGAACCGAAAATCAAGTATTTGCCATCACTTGTGACGGCGACTGCTTTAACCGATAAATTCTGACTGCTGAGGGTAAATTTTTCTTTACCAGACTGCAAATCCCAGATCTTGAGTGTTTTGTCAGTGGAACCAGAAATCACGTATTTGCCACGCAGTGTAACTGCAATGGCATTTACAGAGTCACTATGACCGCTAAGGGTAAATTTTTCTTTACCAGACTGCAAATCCCAGACTTTGAGTGTTTTGTCACTGGAAGCAGAAATCACGTA
This portion of the Brasilonema sennae CENA114 genome encodes:
- a CDS encoding PQQ-binding-like beta-propeller repeat protein; translated protein: MSNLRAWLAEKSSEERELFLSEVPRLWLEGGQVKKLCRLLTDFDFIEAKINHPKFGVQALIEDYDLIDDTEFLTYSEYDAQTVKALRLIQGALRLSAHILNEDTKQLGGQLSGRLLHFDAPEIQGLLQQISQTKITWLRPLTASLTPPGGALVRTLTGHSHSVNAVAVTPDCKYVISASSDKTLKVWDLQSGKKKFTLSGHVGSVDAVAVTPDCQYVISASSDKTLKVWDLQSGKEKFTLSGHSDSVNAIAVTLRGKYVISGSTDKTLKIWDLQSGKEKFTLSSQNLSVKAVAVTSDGKYLIFGSSYGSRFGILKVWNLESGEEKFTTSGYFDSVNAVTITSDNKYVISASSDKTLKVWDLQSGEEKFTLNSHSYSVNAVTVTSDNKYVISASSDKTLKVWDLQSGKEKFTLNGHSYSVNAVTVSTDSKYVISGSFDGTLKVWYLQFGEEKFTFKNHDNSVNAVTVTRDGKNVISGSLDGTLKLWNLDGKQSYLLSKNSAIKAITLTTDGNSLITYSEDKNLNVIDLTQSQKPLFRKTLFRRFDVVFSLILVKLFVFLKFIDETFLSIFLYMLFHHYFTLSLVGLFLYLIGKIILLFIESSEVISLTVTTDGKRIVTGCKDKSIKIWNIKNKKQIFTLRGHSESVTAVAITLNGKYLVSASEDKTLKVWNLETEKECFTLTGHSASVNTLAVTPDDKWIISGSDDKTIKVWDLENRKEIFNFRGHNKSISTVTVTPCGKQVVSTSLDKTLQVWNLESGEIIASFTGESEIKCCAVASDGVTIVAGEESGRLHFLRLKGIEAKP